In one window of Thalassococcus arenae DNA:
- the ccmB gene encoding heme exporter protein CcmB — protein MIALLMRDLRLAVRAGGGFGLGLAFFLIVTVLVPFGVGPETGLLTRIAPGVLWIGALLACLLSLDRIFALDWEDGSLDLLATAPLPMEGIVSIKALAHWLTTALPLVLVAPVLGLLLNLPGPGFPWLVASLAIGTPALSVIGTFGAALTVGLKRGGLLLSLLVLPLYVPTLIFGAEVARRGAEGLDVQTPLLMLAGISFGTMALLPFASAAVLRINLR, from the coding sequence GTGATCGCGCTGTTGATGCGGGACCTGCGCCTGGCGGTGCGGGCGGGCGGCGGGTTCGGCCTGGGGCTGGCGTTCTTCCTGATCGTGACGGTGCTGGTGCCGTTCGGCGTGGGCCCGGAAACCGGCCTGCTGACCCGGATCGCGCCCGGCGTGCTGTGGATCGGTGCTCTGCTGGCCTGCCTGTTGTCGCTGGACCGGATCTTTGCGCTGGACTGGGAAGATGGCTCGCTCGATCTGCTGGCCACCGCGCCGCTGCCGATGGAGGGCATCGTCAGCATCAAGGCCCTGGCGCATTGGCTGACCACGGCGCTGCCGCTGGTGCTGGTGGCGCCCGTGCTGGGACTGCTGTTGAACCTGCCGGGTCCGGGCTTTCCCTGGCTTGTCGCCTCTCTGGCGATCGGCACGCCGGCGCTGTCGGTGATCGGCACCTTCGGCGCGGCGCTGACCGTGGGACTGAAGCGGGGCGGGTTGCTGTTGTCGCTGCTGGTGCTGCCGCTATATGTTCCGACGCTGATCTTCGGCGCCGAAGTGGCGCGGCGCGGGGCGGAAGGGCTGGACGTGCAGACGCCGCTGCTGATGCTGGCGGGGATCAGTTTCGGCACGATGGCGCTGTTGCCTTTCGCCTCGGCGGCGGTGCTGCGCATCAACTTGAGATAA
- the ccmA gene encoding heme ABC exporter ATP-binding protein CcmA, which produces MELTVTDLAVSRGGVPVLEGIGFSLPAGRALVLRGPNGSGKTTLLRTVAGLQPAFAGRVAGAGERIAYAAHADGLKAMLSVRENLTFWARVFVHDGIDEALDGFDLRGLETRLAGTLSAGQKRRLGLARLVVTGRPVWVLDEPTVSLDAASVALFAAAVRRHLQGGGSALIATHIDLGLDEAEIFDVTPYRAEPRVSVQDEAFL; this is translated from the coding sequence ATGGAATTGACGGTCACGGATCTGGCGGTGTCGCGCGGCGGGGTGCCGGTGCTGGAGGGCATCGGTTTTTCTCTGCCTGCGGGCCGCGCACTGGTGCTGCGCGGGCCGAACGGGTCGGGCAAGACGACGCTGCTGCGTACCGTGGCGGGTTTGCAGCCGGCCTTTGCCGGGCGGGTCGCGGGCGCGGGCGAGCGCATCGCCTATGCCGCCCATGCCGACGGGTTGAAGGCGATGCTGAGCGTGCGCGAGAACCTGACATTCTGGGCGCGGGTCTTTGTCCATGACGGCATCGACGAGGCGCTGGACGGGTTCGACCTGCGGGGGTTGGAAACGCGGCTCGCCGGCACGCTGAGCGCCGGGCAGAAGCGGCGGCTGGGGCTGGCGCGGCTGGTGGTCACCGGCCGGCCGGTCTGGGTGCTGGACGAACCGACCGTGTCGCTGGACGCGGCGTCGGTCGCGTTGTTCGCCGCCGCGGTGCGTCGGCACCTGCAGGGCGGGGGATCGGCGCTGATCGCCACCCATATCGATCTGGGGCTGGATGAGGCCGAGATCTTCGACGTCACGCCCTATCGTGCCGAACCGCGGGTATCCGTCCAAGACGAGGCCTTCCTGTGA
- a CDS encoding Mth938-like domain-containing protein, producing the protein MRMNEIAFTDAQPVDGYGPGFFRVAGQAHPGPLLLTPGGRMNWGGFDDLDTLTGLTGQIDVLFLGTGAETAHVPGGLRQSLESVGIGVEAMNSPSACRTYNVLLSEGRRVALAALPV; encoded by the coding sequence ATGCGGATGAACGAGATCGCCTTTACCGATGCCCAGCCGGTCGACGGCTATGGACCGGGTTTCTTTCGCGTTGCCGGCCAGGCGCATCCCGGCCCGCTGCTGTTGACGCCCGGCGGGCGGATGAACTGGGGCGGGTTCGACGATCTCGACACGCTGACCGGGCTGACCGGCCAGATCGACGTGCTGTTCCTGGGCACCGGCGCCGAGACGGCGCATGTTCCCGGCGGATTGCGCCAGAGCCTGGAAAGCGTCGGGATCGGCGTCGAGGCGATGAACTCGCCCTCGGCCTGCCGGACCTACAACGTGCTCTTGAGCGAAGGGCGCCGGGTGGCATTGGCCGCGCTGCCGGTCTGA
- the secF gene encoding protein translocase subunit SecF: MRLKLVPDETNFDFFGRPKLWLGISVFLILLSFGSFLIQGLNYGIDFRGGTTIRTESAQPVDVGAYRDALNALELGDVLISEVFDPTFGPDQNVAMVRIQAQEGEEAVTPELITAAQAALATVAPDIQFVSVESVGPKVSGELIRTAALAVALAIGAVLVYIWLRFEWQFALGAVVALVHDVVLTIGIFSELQIRFDLAIIAALLTIVGYSLNDTVVVFDRVRENLIRYKSRPLKEVLNLSINETLSRTFMTSVTTLLALIALFVLGGDVIRGFVFAMIWGVVVGTYSSIFVASTFLLWLGVKRDWTTTGDGGAGTQFADVDA; this comes from the coding sequence ATGCGACTGAAACTGGTTCCGGACGAGACGAATTTCGATTTCTTCGGGCGGCCCAAGCTGTGGCTGGGCATCTCTGTCTTCCTGATCCTGCTGTCCTTCGGCAGCTTCCTGATCCAGGGGCTGAATTACGGCATCGATTTTCGTGGCGGCACGACGATCCGCACCGAAAGCGCGCAGCCGGTGGATGTCGGTGCCTATCGCGATGCGCTGAACGCGCTGGAACTGGGCGATGTGCTGATTTCCGAAGTCTTCGATCCGACCTTCGGGCCGGACCAGAACGTCGCGATGGTGCGCATCCAGGCGCAGGAGGGCGAAGAGGCCGTCACCCCGGAGTTGATCACCGCGGCGCAGGCTGCGCTGGCGACGGTGGCACCGGACATCCAGTTCGTGTCGGTCGAATCCGTTGGCCCCAAGGTGTCGGGCGAATTGATCCGAACGGCGGCGCTGGCGGTCGCGCTCGCCATCGGCGCGGTGCTGGTCTATATCTGGCTGCGGTTCGAATGGCAGTTCGCCCTGGGCGCCGTGGTGGCGCTGGTGCATGACGTGGTGCTGACCATCGGCATCTTTTCCGAGCTTCAGATCCGCTTTGACCTGGCGATCATCGCGGCCCTGCTGACCATCGTCGGCTATTCGCTGAACGACACCGTCGTGGTGTTCGACCGGGTGCGCGAGAACCTGATCCGCTACAAATCGCGCCCGCTGAAAGAGGTTCTGAACCTGTCGATCAACGAAACTCTCAGCCGGACCTTCATGACCTCGGTCACCACGTTGCTGGCCCTGATCGCCCTGTTCGTGCTGGGCGGCGACGTGATCCGCGGCTTCGTCTTCGCGATGATCTGGGGCGTGGTGGTCGGGACCTATTCGTCGATCTTCGTGGCCAGCACCTTTTTGCTGTGGCTGGGCGTCAAGCGGGACTGGACCACAACCGGAGATGGTGGCGCCGGAACGCAGTTCGCGGATGTGGATGCCTGA